In the Deinococcus ficus genome, one interval contains:
- a CDS encoding carbohydrate ABC transporter permease, with protein MDLKRTNPALYLVQRTLFYLLVTAIAAYLLLPFFWAVLTSFRRSSDLGLTPDKFITAPWTLVNYQLVLANPSFQKGLLFSLMVAIGSVAISLLIGSFAAYALGRFRFRGKQMIMYIILAVSVFPQIAVLGGLFTLIRSAGLFNNPAGLILSYLIFTIPFTVWVLTSFVRDIPGELEEAALVDGASPLQTLFLVLFPVMMPALVTTGLLAFINCWNEYLFALTFTSSNRTVPVVIGNYSGATQFDQPWGPIMAASIVVTVPLIILVLVFQRNIVSGLTAGAVKG; from the coding sequence GTGGACCTGAAACGCACCAACCCGGCCCTGTACCTCGTGCAGCGCACGCTGTTCTACCTGCTGGTCACGGCCATCGCTGCGTACCTGCTGCTGCCCTTCTTCTGGGCGGTGCTGACCAGTTTCCGCCGCTCCAGTGACCTGGGGCTCACCCCGGACAAGTTCATCACCGCCCCCTGGACCCTGGTGAACTACCAGCTGGTGCTTGCCAATCCCAGCTTCCAGAAGGGGCTGCTGTTCAGCCTGATGGTGGCGATCGGCAGCGTCGCCATCAGCCTGCTGATCGGCAGTTTCGCCGCGTATGCCCTGGGCCGCTTCCGCTTCCGCGGCAAGCAGATGATCATGTACATCATCCTGGCGGTCAGCGTGTTCCCGCAGATCGCGGTGCTGGGCGGCCTCTTCACCCTGATCCGCAGCGCGGGGCTGTTCAACAACCCGGCCGGGCTGATCCTGTCGTACCTGATCTTCACGATTCCCTTCACGGTGTGGGTGCTGACCAGTTTCGTGCGGGACATCCCGGGCGAACTGGAGGAAGCGGCCCTGGTGGACGGCGCCTCACCGCTCCAGACGCTGTTCCTGGTGCTGTTCCCGGTGATGATGCCGGCCCTGGTCACCACCGGGCTGCTGGCGTTCATCAACTGCTGGAACGAGTACCTGTTCGCCCTCACCTTCACCAGCAGCAACCGCACCGTGCCGGTCGTGATCGGAAATTACTCCGGCGCCACGCAGTTCGACCAGCCGTGGGGTCCGATCATGGCGGCCAGCATCGTAGTGACGGTGCCGCTGATCATCCTGGTGCTGGTGTTCCAGCGGAACATCGTGTCCGGTCTGACCGCCGGCGCCGTGAAAGGCTGA
- the tatA gene encoding twin-arginine translocase TatA/TatE family subunit: MGNIGGPEILIILVAALLLFGPRRLPDLAKSAGQALRSFKQATSAVTDDLRAGLDPAAPAPGMAPTASTAAAVTPVAVTPVTVAPPAATAPAADPLRA; the protein is encoded by the coding sequence ATGGGCAACATCGGTGGACCGGAAATCCTGATCATTCTCGTGGCGGCCCTGCTGCTGTTCGGGCCCAGGCGCCTGCCGGACCTGGCGAAAAGCGCCGGGCAGGCCCTGCGCAGCTTCAAACAGGCGACCAGCGCCGTGACCGATGACCTGCGCGCCGGCCTGGACCCCGCGGCTCCCGCGCCGGGCATGGCCCCCACGGCCAGCACGGCTGCGGCCGTCACGCCGGTGGCCGTGACTCCCGTCACCGTGGCCCCGCCGGCGGCCACCGCCCCGGCCGCTGACCCCCTGCGCGCCTGA
- a CDS encoding ferritin-like domain-containing protein, producing the protein MTDAPRPTDSSDLTVPTASTRRSVMGMLGLMGAGALLSGCTPVLANTPAKPNLDASIFNFALNLEYLEAAFYLAAVGKLELLDAAGGDSSKVILPAGFTGRGGNGVPFASAAVRAYAEETAMDELAHVKVIRQVLGAAAVPQPQLDLGPAFDAAGQAASKGAIKGFNPYANELFFLHGAFIFEDVGVTAYKGAARLLVDDKAGGNLENAAGILAVEAYHAGMIRTLLYQQKDTVAAAGLTVAQIVQAISDLRDAVDGSDDRDQGITADSGSNIVLADMNGIAYSRTPRQVANIVFLDTTGRATKGGFYPTGLSGDFSALLAL; encoded by the coding sequence ATGACCGACGCCCCCCGCCCCACCGACAGCAGCGACCTGACCGTGCCCACCGCCTCCACCCGCCGCAGCGTGATGGGCATGCTGGGCCTGATGGGCGCCGGCGCGCTCCTGAGCGGCTGCACGCCCGTGCTCGCCAACACGCCCGCCAAGCCGAACCTGGACGCCAGCATCTTCAACTTCGCCCTGAACCTGGAGTACCTGGAAGCGGCCTTCTACCTGGCGGCCGTGGGCAAACTGGAACTGCTGGACGCCGCCGGCGGGGACAGCAGCAAGGTCATCCTGCCTGCGGGCTTCACGGGCCGCGGCGGCAACGGCGTGCCCTTCGCGTCCGCCGCCGTCCGCGCCTACGCCGAGGAAACGGCCATGGACGAACTCGCGCACGTGAAGGTGATCCGGCAGGTGCTGGGCGCCGCGGCCGTGCCTCAGCCGCAGCTGGACCTGGGCCCGGCCTTCGACGCGGCCGGTCAGGCGGCCAGCAAGGGCGCCATCAAGGGCTTCAACCCGTACGCGAACGAACTGTTCTTCCTGCACGGCGCGTTCATCTTCGAGGACGTGGGCGTCACCGCGTACAAGGGCGCCGCGCGCCTGCTGGTGGACGACAAGGCGGGCGGCAACCTGGAGAACGCCGCCGGCATCCTGGCCGTGGAGGCCTACCACGCGGGCATGATCCGCACCCTGCTGTACCAGCAGAAGGACACCGTGGCGGCCGCGGGTCTGACGGTCGCGCAGATCGTGCAGGCGATCAGCGACCTGCGCGACGCCGTGGACGGCAGCGACGACCGCGATCAGGGCATCACCGCCGATTCCGGCTCGAACATCGTCCTGGCCGACATGAACGGCATCGCGTACAGCCGCACGCCCCGGCAGGTGGCGAACATCGTCTTCCTGGACACCACCGGCCGCGCCACCAAGGGCGGGTTCTACCCGACCGGCCTGAGCGGGGACTTCAGCGCGCTGCTCGCCCTCTGA
- a CDS encoding carbohydrate ABC transporter permease yields the protein MTTQTPPIPPPVVPPPTVPTTRRRRGIEAARARQAMWLLLPTLIAIALVAGYPLYRTIFFSFHSADLTAPDQATWAGLDNFYFRTEDGAIGFLADPQWWQAVKNTLLFTVVSVFLETVLGMIIALVVNSAFRGRSFLRTAMLVPWAIPTVVSAQMWAYMYNDSFGLIGNGLLSRFSEDGRGIALLAEPDKAIWALIAVDVWKTTSFMALLILAGLQSLPGDMYEAADMDGASKWTQFWRLTLPLLRPALLVALVFRSLDALRVFDVMYVMLGPNTAAATSMTGYARLQLIDNSLLGLGSAVAVAIFLIIMVIVVMYVTAFRVRFD from the coding sequence ATGACGACCCAGACGCCCCCGATTCCACCCCCCGTCGTGCCCCCGCCCACCGTGCCCACCACCCGGCGGCGGCGCGGGATCGAGGCCGCCCGCGCCCGGCAGGCGATGTGGCTGCTGCTGCCCACCCTGATCGCCATTGCCCTGGTGGCCGGCTACCCCCTGTACCGCACGATCTTCTTCTCGTTTCACAGCGCCGACCTGACCGCCCCCGACCAGGCGACCTGGGCGGGCCTGGACAACTTCTACTTCCGCACCGAGGACGGCGCCATCGGGTTCCTGGCCGACCCGCAGTGGTGGCAGGCGGTGAAGAACACCCTGCTATTCACGGTGGTGTCGGTGTTCCTGGAGACGGTGCTGGGCATGATCATCGCGCTGGTCGTGAACAGCGCCTTCCGGGGGCGGTCGTTCCTGCGCACGGCCATGCTGGTGCCCTGGGCGATTCCCACGGTGGTGTCCGCGCAGATGTGGGCGTACATGTACAACGACTCGTTCGGGCTGATCGGCAACGGTCTGCTGTCGCGCTTCAGCGAGGACGGGCGCGGCATCGCGCTGCTGGCCGAACCGGACAAGGCCATCTGGGCCCTGATCGCCGTGGACGTGTGGAAGACCACGTCCTTCATGGCGCTGCTGATCCTGGCCGGGCTGCAGAGCCTGCCAGGGGACATGTACGAGGCGGCCGACATGGACGGCGCGAGCAAGTGGACGCAGTTCTGGCGCCTGACGCTGCCGCTGCTGCGCCCGGCGCTGCTGGTGGCACTGGTGTTCCGCAGCCTGGACGCGCTGCGCGTCTTCGACGTGATGTACGTGATGCTGGGGCCGAACACGGCCGCCGCGACCAGCATGACCGGGTACGCCCGGCTGCAACTGATCGACAATTCCCTGCTGGGCCTGGGCAGCGCGGTGGCCGTGGCGATCTTCCTGATCATCATGGTGATCGTGGTGATGTACGTCACCGCCTTCCGCGTGAGGTTCGACTGA
- a CDS encoding SDR family oxidoreductase, whose protein sequence is MTLFRLDGKRALVTGGSKGIGLEAARAMRELGAEVVLAARGEAALRAAADELGAAWVVADVGTAEGVQAALEAAGPVDILVSNAGGPPPSLPSQVTEDAWRTGYETTFLSTVRLVAGVLPGMRERRWGRIIAVTSLTVGRPAPTLPVSNAMRAAVTNHLRTLALEVTADGVTCNTVAPGYTATDRLKALHADPADAEKLTARIPARRFGMPREVGSAVAFLATPEAAYITGQEILVDGGWSI, encoded by the coding sequence ATGACGCTCTTCCGGCTGGACGGGAAACGCGCCCTGGTCACGGGCGGCAGCAAGGGAATCGGCCTGGAGGCCGCGCGGGCCATGCGGGAACTCGGCGCGGAGGTTGTGCTGGCCGCCCGCGGTGAGGCGGCGCTGCGGGCCGCGGCCGATGAGCTCGGCGCGGCCTGGGTGGTCGCCGACGTGGGCACCGCGGAAGGCGTGCAGGCCGCCCTGGAGGCGGCCGGTCCGGTGGACATCCTGGTCAGCAACGCGGGTGGGCCGCCGCCTTCCCTGCCGAGTCAGGTCACGGAGGACGCCTGGCGGACCGGGTACGAGACGACCTTCCTGAGCACCGTGCGGCTGGTGGCGGGCGTGCTGCCCGGCATGCGCGAGCGGCGCTGGGGGCGGATCATCGCGGTCACCAGCCTCACGGTGGGCCGCCCGGCACCCACCCTGCCGGTCAGCAATGCCATGCGGGCCGCGGTGACGAACCACCTGCGGACGCTGGCCCTGGAAGTCACAGCCGACGGGGTGACCTGCAACACGGTCGCGCCCGGGTACACCGCCACGGACCGCCTGAAGGCCCTGCACGCCGACCCGGCCGACGCGGAGAAGCTCACGGCCCGCATTCCGGCCCGGCGCTTCGGCATGCCGCGCGAGGTGGGCTCGGCGGTGGCCTTCCTGGCGACGCCGGAAGCGGCGTACATCACCGGACAGGAGATCCTGGTGGATGGCGGCTGGAGCATCTGA
- a CDS encoding thiolase family protein produces MTQSSTAVNAADLQDQDVVIVSAVRSPIGAIRGSLSTVRPDDLAAVVIREAVTRAGVPADQIEEVIFGCANQAGEDNRNVARMAGLLAGLPDTVAGVTLNRLCASGLSAINHAARAIRNGDGDIYVAGGVESMTRAPLSMPKGAGAFQNGNVTVYDTTLGWRYPNPAMEAMFPLEAMGETAENIVERSREGAYAGGEITRAEQDAFALQSQRRTVNAINSGTFRDEIVPIEVKSRKGVTVFDTDEHPRMKKTGETYELATDEATMEGLKPAFRKGGSVTAGNASGLNDGAAALVLMSAKKARELGVKPLARWVSGAAAGVEARVMGLGPIPATRKALDRAGLSVDDLDLVELNEAFAAQALACIRELGLDQEKVNVNGGAIALGHPLGMSGARLITALTHELGRRGQRYGLATLCVGVGQGEAAIIERVES; encoded by the coding sequence ATGACCCAATCCAGCACCGCCGTGAATGCCGCCGACCTTCAGGATCAGGACGTGGTGATCGTGTCCGCCGTCCGCTCACCCATCGGAGCGATCCGCGGGAGCCTCAGCACCGTCCGCCCGGACGACCTGGCCGCCGTCGTGATCCGGGAGGCCGTCACCCGCGCGGGCGTGCCCGCCGACCAGATCGAGGAGGTCATCTTCGGCTGCGCCAACCAGGCCGGCGAGGACAACCGCAACGTCGCCCGCATGGCCGGCCTGCTCGCGGGCCTGCCGGACACCGTGGCCGGCGTGACCCTCAACCGCCTGTGCGCCTCGGGCCTGTCCGCCATCAACCACGCGGCGCGCGCGATCCGCAACGGCGACGGCGACATCTACGTGGCCGGCGGTGTGGAGAGCATGACCCGCGCGCCGCTGAGCATGCCCAAGGGCGCCGGCGCCTTCCAGAACGGCAACGTCACCGTGTACGACACCACCCTCGGCTGGCGCTACCCGAACCCCGCGATGGAAGCGATGTTCCCGCTGGAGGCGATGGGGGAGACCGCGGAAAACATCGTGGAACGCAGCCGCGAGGGCGCCTACGCCGGCGGGGAGATCACCCGCGCCGAACAGGACGCCTTCGCCCTGCAGTCCCAGCGCCGCACCGTGAACGCCATCAACAGCGGCACTTTCCGGGATGAGATCGTGCCCATCGAGGTCAAGTCCCGCAAGGGCGTGACCGTCTTCGACACCGACGAGCACCCCCGCATGAAGAAGACCGGCGAGACGTACGAACTCGCCACCGACGAGGCCACCATGGAGGGCCTGAAGCCTGCCTTCCGCAAGGGCGGGTCCGTGACCGCCGGGAACGCCAGCGGTCTGAACGACGGCGCCGCCGCACTGGTCCTGATGAGCGCGAAGAAGGCCCGGGAACTGGGCGTCAAGCCCCTGGCCCGCTGGGTGTCCGGCGCGGCCGCCGGCGTGGAGGCCCGCGTGATGGGCCTGGGCCCAATCCCCGCCACCCGCAAGGCCCTGGACCGCGCGGGGCTCAGCGTGGACGACCTGGATCTCGTGGAACTGAATGAGGCCTTCGCCGCGCAGGCGCTGGCCTGCATCCGCGAATTGGGCCTGGACCAGGAGAAGGTGAACGTGAACGGCGGCGCCATCGCCCTCGGGCACCCGCTCGGCATGAGCGGCGCGCGGCTGATCACCGCCCTCACGCACGAACTCGGGCGGCGTGGGCAGCGTTACGGCCTCGCCACGCTGTGCGTCGGTGTCGGCCAGGGCGAGGCGGCCATCATCGAGCGGGTGGAGTCGTGA
- a CDS encoding 3-oxoacid CoA-transferase produces MKTVPVITAPEAAALVKSGQTLLVGGFGMTGNPVHLVHALAETDVQDLTYVANNVSEPGLSGGRLLRNRQLKKAVGSYFTSNPEAVKANQEGWLDVQLLPQGTLAEAIRAGGAGLGGFFTPTAAGTLIADGADTRTLNGQEMVFVPAIRGDVAFVRAWRADTAGNLQYRLTEQNFNRAMATAADLVIAEVEEIVEVGQIPPEQVHTPGLYVDYLVQAHLSPEFLGSSANVKGGAKKVDEARMQMARRALRELKPGDVVNLGIGVPTLVADLITPGHGVTLHTENGMLGVGPAPEDGGAMDYPVNAGKIPVTALPGASYFDSADSFAMIRGRHVDVAIMGGLQVDAHGNLANWAVPGKPLLGVGGAMDLASGARKLIITMSHTDPDGSPKIVPDCTLPLTTRGAVDMVITDKAVFEFVAGQLTLTELMPGATMEEVRAGTGASFVEALPAAAPA; encoded by the coding sequence GTGAAGACCGTTCCCGTCATCACCGCGCCGGAGGCCGCCGCGCTCGTGAAGTCCGGCCAGACGCTGCTCGTCGGGGGCTTCGGCATGACCGGCAACCCCGTGCACCTCGTGCACGCCCTGGCCGAGACGGACGTGCAGGACCTCACCTACGTCGCCAACAACGTCAGCGAACCCGGCCTCAGCGGCGGGCGGCTGCTGCGCAACCGGCAGCTGAAAAAGGCCGTGGGCAGCTACTTCACCAGCAACCCCGAGGCCGTCAAGGCCAACCAGGAAGGCTGGCTGGACGTGCAACTGCTCCCGCAGGGCACCCTGGCCGAGGCCATCCGCGCCGGCGGGGCCGGGCTGGGCGGGTTCTTCACGCCCACCGCCGCCGGCACCCTGATCGCCGACGGCGCCGATACCCGCACCCTGAACGGCCAGGAGATGGTGTTCGTGCCGGCCATCCGCGGCGACGTCGCGTTCGTCCGCGCGTGGCGGGCCGACACCGCCGGGAACCTGCAGTACCGCCTGACCGAGCAGAACTTCAACCGCGCCATGGCGACCGCCGCGGACCTCGTGATCGCCGAGGTCGAGGAGATCGTCGAGGTCGGGCAGATTCCCCCGGAGCAGGTGCACACCCCCGGCCTGTACGTGGATTACCTGGTGCAGGCGCACCTCAGCCCGGAATTCCTGGGGTCCAGCGCGAACGTGAAGGGCGGCGCGAAGAAGGTGGACGAGGCCCGCATGCAGATGGCCCGCCGCGCCCTGCGCGAACTGAAGCCCGGCGACGTGGTGAACCTGGGCATCGGCGTGCCCACCCTGGTCGCCGACCTGATCACCCCCGGGCACGGCGTGACCCTGCACACCGAGAACGGCATGCTGGGGGTCGGGCCCGCCCCGGAGGACGGCGGCGCCATGGACTACCCCGTGAACGCCGGGAAGATCCCCGTGACCGCCCTGCCCGGCGCCAGTTACTTCGACAGCGCCGACAGTTTCGCCATGATCCGCGGCCGGCACGTGGACGTGGCGATCATGGGCGGCCTGCAGGTGGACGCGCACGGCAACCTCGCCAACTGGGCGGTGCCCGGCAAGCCCCTGCTGGGCGTGGGCGGCGCGATGGACCTGGCAAGCGGCGCCCGGAAACTCATCATCACCATGAGCCACACCGACCCGGACGGCAGCCCCAAGATCGTGCCCGACTGCACCCTGCCCCTCACCACCCGCGGTGCGGTGGACATGGTGATCACCGACAAGGCAGTGTTCGAGTTCGTGGCGGGTCAGCTCACCCTGACCGAACTGATGCCCGGCGCCACCATGGAGGAGGTCCGGGCGGGCACGGGCGCCTCCTTTGTGGAGGCCCTGCCGGCGGCCGCGCCCGCCTGA
- the map gene encoding type I methionyl aminopeptidase, giving the protein MTITTEAERRGMHRAGQVVAETLRTLKDAIRPGVTPAELDALAGQVFRRHGAQSAPRMTYGAPVNVFVSVNDDIVHGLPTQRPLAAGDVVSLDVTPFVDGFIADAAVTVAVPPASPVALRLIECTEAAFEAGMNAARAGQPVHAIGQAIEAEVQRRGFTVLRDLFGHGVGRAIHEDPEVPNYYRPRDRRKLHEGLVIAVEPMVSTGRSRRVRTLRDGWTLSTTDGGFAAHFEHTVMITRGRPVLLTA; this is encoded by the coding sequence ATGACCATCACCACCGAAGCGGAACGGCGCGGCATGCACAGGGCCGGGCAGGTCGTGGCCGAAACCCTCCGGACGCTGAAAGACGCCATCCGCCCGGGGGTCACGCCGGCCGAACTGGACGCCCTGGCCGGGCAGGTGTTCCGGCGGCACGGCGCGCAGTCCGCGCCGCGCATGACCTACGGCGCGCCCGTGAACGTGTTCGTCAGCGTGAACGACGACATCGTCCACGGCCTGCCCACGCAGCGGCCCCTGGCGGCCGGGGACGTCGTGAGCCTGGACGTCACGCCCTTCGTGGACGGCTTCATCGCCGACGCCGCCGTGACGGTCGCGGTGCCTCCGGCCTCGCCGGTCGCCCTGCGCCTGATCGAGTGCACGGAAGCGGCCTTCGAGGCCGGCATGAACGCCGCCCGGGCCGGCCAGCCGGTGCACGCCATCGGGCAGGCCATCGAGGCCGAGGTGCAGCGCCGCGGGTTCACGGTGCTGCGCGACCTGTTCGGGCACGGTGTGGGCCGCGCCATTCACGAGGACCCCGAAGTCCCGAACTACTACCGGCCGCGGGACCGCCGCAAGCTGCACGAGGGGCTGGTGATCGCGGTGGAACCGATGGTGTCCACCGGTCGGTCCCGCCGCGTCCGCACCCTCCGGGACGGCTGGACGCTGAGCACCACCGACGGCGGGTTCGCCGCGCACTTCGAGCATACGGTGATGATCACGCGCGGCCGCCCGGTCCTGCTGACCGCCTGA
- the mqnB gene encoding futalosine hydrolase, translating into MDVLIVVATAGEAGNLRDLPARVTVSGVGPVAAALATQRALQEAPARLVVSAGIAGAYPASGLTPGDLAVSSHVIQADLGAWDGDDWLSLEALGLSVLPDGPGGATFPAWDGAEVLARRSGAAFGPMLTLSSVTGSLERARQLEARYPGALTEGMEGAGVSHAARLAGVPALELRGVSNAVGPRDRSAWRIPEALRATRRGLETLLNGSSGGGWGAGAP; encoded by the coding sequence ATGGACGTCCTGATCGTCGTCGCCACCGCCGGGGAGGCCGGGAACCTCCGCGACCTCCCCGCCCGCGTCACCGTGTCCGGCGTCGGCCCGGTCGCGGCGGCCCTCGCCACGCAGCGCGCCCTGCAGGAGGCGCCCGCCCGGCTGGTCGTGAGTGCCGGCATCGCGGGCGCCTACCCCGCTAGCGGCCTGACGCCCGGCGACCTGGCCGTGTCCAGCCACGTGATCCAGGCGGATCTGGGCGCCTGGGATGGCGACGACTGGCTGTCCCTGGAAGCGCTGGGCCTGTCCGTGCTTCCGGACGGGCCGGGAGGCGCGACCTTCCCTGCCTGGGATGGTGCTGAGGTCCTCGCCCGGCGCAGCGGCGCTGCATTTGGCCCGATGCTGACCCTGTCCAGCGTGACCGGCAGCCTGGAGCGAGCCCGGCAGCTGGAGGCGCGGTACCCGGGCGCGCTGACCGAGGGGATGGAGGGGGCGGGCGTGTCGCACGCCGCCCGGCTGGCCGGGGTGCCCGCCCTGGAACTGCGCGGCGTGAGCAACGCCGTCGGGCCGCGCGACCGCAGCGCGTGGCGCATCCCGGAGGCGCTGCGCGCCACCCGCCGCGGGCTGGAAACGCTGCTGAATGGAAGCAGTGGTGGGGGTTGGGGGGCCGGCGCGCCCTAG
- a CDS encoding RNA polymerase sigma factor: MTLPIHPDLPDEDLLRRMAAGEEDALTELHRRHARLLYGLGRRMLRHPDDVDCCVQDAFMNAWRHAARFDPGRASAKTWLVSIAHHRFLQQLRDRPDAALELADWDQPTHGADPTDRALAERAVAALDAPQRQLVELAYYRGHSHAELAALTGLPLGTVKSRLRAALDRMRQILGGPPNGDPLYAPPPGGEDVPGGDPA; encoded by the coding sequence ATGACCCTACCCATCCATCCGGACCTGCCCGACGAGGACCTGCTGCGCCGGATGGCAGCCGGCGAGGAAGACGCCCTGACGGAACTGCACCGCCGGCACGCCCGGCTGCTGTACGGCCTGGGCCGCCGGATGCTCCGCCACCCCGACGACGTGGACTGCTGCGTGCAGGACGCCTTCATGAACGCCTGGCGGCACGCCGCCCGCTTCGACCCGGGCCGCGCCAGCGCGAAGACCTGGCTGGTCAGCATCGCCCACCACCGCTTCCTGCAGCAGTTGCGCGACCGGCCGGACGCCGCCCTGGAACTCGCCGACTGGGACCAGCCCACCCACGGCGCCGACCCCACCGACCGCGCGCTCGCCGAACGGGCCGTCGCGGCCCTGGACGCCCCGCAGCGTCAGCTGGTGGAACTCGCGTACTACCGGGGCCACTCCCACGCCGAACTGGCTGCCCTGACCGGCCTGCCGCTCGGCACCGTGAAATCCCGCCTGCGTGCGGCGCTGGACCGCATGCGCCAGATTCTGGGCGGACCCCCGAACGGGGACCCGCTGTACGCCCCGCCGCCCGGCGGGGAAGATGTTCCCGGTGGAGACCCCGCATGA
- a CDS encoding anti-sigma factor domain-containing protein → MSRDPNPQERDLSLRALLGQLTPDEEAQLAGQLRDRPDWQADLDADARALTALAESLDLRDVEVPEDASARLLARVRQEGRTPVGAETDLPLSARLTAPDAVTVAPEHEAAREPTPVAFPPRRPRAWWPLGLGLAAALLLAVLIRPGPADPGARYAAVPGAVQQPVQAQGEALGTVIRLPDGRVFVHLTRTPEEGRTYQLWSLAEAIPQSLGVFGDEGLLTAALPAGAPLAVTVEPAGGSPGPTTPPILLPVL, encoded by the coding sequence ATGAGCCGCGACCCGAACCCCCAAGAACGTGACCTGAGCCTCCGGGCGCTGCTCGGTCAGCTCACCCCGGACGAAGAAGCGCAGCTGGCCGGGCAACTCCGCGACCGGCCCGACTGGCAGGCCGATCTGGACGCCGATGCCCGCGCCCTGACCGCCCTGGCCGAATCCCTGGACCTGAGGGACGTCGAGGTGCCCGAGGACGCGTCTGCCCGGCTGCTCGCCCGCGTGCGGCAGGAAGGTCGCACACCGGTCGGGGCGGAGACGGACCTGCCGCTCTCCGCTCGGCTCACGGCGCCTGACGCCGTGACCGTCGCTCCGGAACACGAGGCCGCGCGCGAACCCACCCCGGTGGCATTTCCCCCGCGCCGGCCGCGGGCCTGGTGGCCGCTGGGCCTGGGTCTGGCCGCAGCCCTGCTGCTGGCCGTGCTGATCCGGCCAGGGCCCGCCGACCCGGGTGCCCGGTATGCCGCGGTGCCTGGCGCCGTGCAGCAGCCCGTGCAGGCGCAGGGGGAGGCGCTCGGCACAGTGATCCGCCTGCCGGACGGCCGGGTGTTCGTGCACCTGACCCGCACGCCCGAAGAGGGCCGCACCTACCAGCTGTGGAGTCTGGCTGAGGCAATCCCGCAGTCGCTCGGTGTGTTCGGAGATGAAGGCCTGCTCACGGCCGCCCTGCCGGCCGGTGCGCCGCTGGCCGTGACGGTGGAACCTGCTGGGGGGAGTCCCGGGCCGACCACCCCACCCATCCTCCTCCCGGTGCTCTGA
- a CDS encoding M23 family metallopeptidase yields the protein MPLTAPRFLAPLLALTCGAALAAPPICPPEPPESPEREAAWTRALANLSTLSLNLPEKAEPTVLMPVDGVRVRDVDDTWGGARPDARQHAGQDIFAPPGTFVRSATDGIVWRIGESAAGGRWVYVLGAGGRRYYYAHLDRVNRDLREGQRVTARTILGVVGQTGNAVNTPAHLHFSIFTKFDPAAECRFLAINPLPLLRDRP from the coding sequence GTGCCCCTCACCGCCCCGCGCTTCCTGGCCCCGCTGCTCGCGCTGACCTGCGGCGCCGCCCTCGCCGCCCCGCCCATCTGCCCCCCTGAACCGCCCGAATCGCCGGAACGTGAAGCCGCCTGGACCCGCGCCCTGGCGAACCTGAGCACGCTGTCCCTGAACCTTCCCGAGAAGGCGGAACCGACCGTGCTGATGCCGGTGGACGGCGTGCGCGTGCGCGACGTGGACGACACCTGGGGCGGCGCCCGCCCGGACGCGCGCCAGCACGCCGGGCAGGACATCTTCGCGCCGCCCGGCACCTTCGTGCGCTCCGCCACGGACGGCATCGTGTGGCGGATCGGGGAGAGTGCCGCCGGGGGCCGCTGGGTGTACGTGCTGGGCGCCGGTGGACGGCGGTACTACTACGCGCACCTGGACCGCGTGAACCGCGACCTGCGCGAGGGCCAGCGCGTGACCGCCCGGACGATCCTGGGCGTGGTCGGGCAGACCGGGAACGCCGTGAACACGCCCGCGCACCTGCACTTCTCGATCTTCACGAAGTTCGATCCGGCGGCGGAGTGCCGGTTCCTGGCGATCAATCCGCTGCCCCTGCTGCGCGACCGCCCCTGA